DNA sequence from the Entomomonas asaccharolytica genome:
CCAATATGGAGAAATAAATTGTGACTATGGGAAAATACTAATTGCTCTGATGTTGTTATTTCGTAAGGCGTGGCCAATCCAATACCAGTTAAAGGATTTTCAATGACCATATGCAGTGATGTTAAGAGAATACTAGGTCGGTAAGAAAAGCCTCTTTCGAGAAGTAAGCCATTGAAATAAATTACAAATAAAACACAAGTCAATAAAGTGAATAGGAGAAGCCAATACTTTTTGGCTGTTTTAAAATATAAAGGACTGAACAATAATAAATAGATAGCTAAACTACATATGGCTCCTCTACTTTTTGTCCAGAAAATAAAAGCTAATAATGTAAATAAAGCTAAAAAACGAATACTTTTGATAGAGTTATTTTTATTGTAGGTATAGAGATGTATTACGATAAACGCAATTCCCATTGCATAGCTAGCAATAATGGGGTTTTCTAGTGTGTTAAACCCTGCCATACGATCAGCAATAAGCGGATTGCGTATCGGCCAAAGTAACATGGCAATAAGAGCACAACCAGTTAGCAATAAACTGCTTATAAAAAGTGTATTTTCTAGTTGTTTAGGATTTTTCAGTGCCCATAGTAAATAGCCAAATATAAATAACGTAAGGTAAACAAGTCTTTTAACTGCTCTGAATTCTTGTACATTATCTGCCCAAGTAACAGTAACAGCTGCCCAAATAATTAATAAAATAAAAATCCATATTGCAGGTGTTGTTTTAATGGTTTTAATTAATAAGTGATGTTGACTAATAATCAAACAAAGGGCAGGGAGATAAATAAAAAAATTCAATAATAGGTAATAAAATTTATGGTGAATTATTGCCAATCCAAAAGTAAATATTATTAACCCATACTTAAAAAGATTATTTATAAAGGTTAGTCTTTGAGTATTACTCACCAACGATTTACTCCTTTTTTTGCGAAAAAAGACCGCTAGGGATGGCTAATGAATAGCATCCATATAAATATAGGTATTTGTTTAAATTGGTTTTATTAGGTAATGGCTATAAATATAAAACCGTTATGTCAAAATACTTTTAATTTCTTTAATAGTACTAAGTATTTTTCCCATATTATTCGTTAGAAGGTTTGTGGCACTTCATTTTTTCAAGAATTAATAGCCGCATATAGGTTCCCCCTTTTAAACCTTTGTCTTTTGCTTCTTTATCAAAGCGAAGTGCATCATCTAAAGACAAGCGTACTAAATATTCTTTATATGGTCGCTTTGCTTGTTTCAATTGAGTCGACATGACATAATTTCCTTAAGTGTTGTTAGGTTTTGTTATGTTGTAAATTATCCTATTTAATAGATTTTATTATTCATTTGAATAACAATCAAGGCAAATATATTCCTTATGAGTGTAGGGACGCGTTTAAAAGAAGAAAGATTACGTTTAAAGCTTTCTCAAGAAGAGTTTGGCCAATTAGGCGGAGTAGCGAAAATCGCTCAATTCAATTATGAGAAAAGTAAGCGTAGACCAGACATAGATTATTTAGAAAAAATTTATAAAAATGGTGTTGATATTTTGTATGTGGTTACAGGTAGAAGAGATGATTTTTCTAAAGATGAAGTAGAGTTAATTAATTTATTTAGAGAAGCCCCTCTAAAGAAGAAAATAATTATCCTCAATCTTTTATCAGAAAGTAGTGATTAGTATTTTATAGGTTTTTTGTTTAAATCATTAAAATCATACTAATAAATAATAGTTACTATATAAAAAATTAATAATAGATCAGGGAATTATTAGAAAATTTGTTGTCTATTAAGATGTCTCACTGTTTGTAGGCAAAATCATATTATTTTAAGTGTAAGGATTTTCAATAATACGAAGAAGAGTCTATTGTTATGCTTACTTAACTTTATTTGCATATTGTACTAAAATAGTAGAGATCAGGTTCTTTTGTAGCATAGAAGCTGTTTTCAAAGCGTCACGAGTATTAGCTTGGAACCCTCTTTATTCCACGTAAAACTTTGAAAGCAGCTTCCTAGAAAGGGTCTTAATGGGAAAGTTGGAAATCCTAATCATAAATTATCCAGCCTAAGAATCACAAAGAGGGTAAAACCGTGCTAGAAGCTTATCGTAAACATGTAGCCGAACGTGCTGCAATGGGAATTGTTCCTCAACCACTAACTGCTGACCAAACAGCACAGCTAGTAGAATTATTAAAAAATCCGCCAAAAGGTGAGGAAGCGTTTTTAGTAGACTTAATCAGTAATCGTGTACCACCAGGGGTGGATGAAGCAGCTTATGTAAAAGCTGGATTTTTATCAGCTATCGTTAAAGATAAAACAATTTCGCCATTAATAAATAAAGAGTTAGCTGTTAAGCTCCTAGGTAGTATGCAGGGTGGCTACAACATTGGTACTTTGGTTGAGCTTTTAGATGATAAAGAGCTTGGTGAATTAGCAGCAGAGCAATTAAAAAATACTTTATTAATGTTTGATGCATTCCATGATGTGGCTGA
Encoded proteins:
- a CDS encoding O-antigen ligase family protein, with translation MIISQHHLLIKTIKTTPAIWIFILLIIWAAVTVTWADNVQEFRAVKRLVYLTLFIFGYLLWALKNPKQLENTLFISSLLLTGCALIAMLLWPIRNPLIADRMAGFNTLENPIIASYAMGIAFIVIHLYTYNKNNSIKSIRFLALFTLLAFIFWTKSRGAICSLAIYLLLFSPLYFKTAKKYWLLLFTLLTCVLFVIYFNGLLLERGFSYRPSILLTSLHMVIENPLTGIGLATPYEITTSEQLVFSHSHNLFLHIGIGLGIPGLFLYLLLWAHTGWQAWKNRNTTLGKTLLGIFVFSSIALQFDGVYLWDKPNGIWLMTWLPIAISFYLATKKYSQYPQLQLNKGSYPNYG
- a CDS encoding helix-turn-helix domain-containing protein — translated: MSVGTRLKEERLRLKLSQEEFGQLGGVAKIAQFNYEKSKRRPDIDYLEKIYKNGVDILYVVTGRRDDFSKDEVELINLFREAPLKKKIIILNLLSESSD